One segment of Carya illinoinensis cultivar Pawnee chromosome 13, C.illinoinensisPawnee_v1, whole genome shotgun sequence DNA contains the following:
- the LOC122290735 gene encoding protein transport protein Sec61 subunit beta-like, with product MVRGSSQSQSSSSSTSRPGLMAPRGSAAATAGMRRRRVGAASTTASSGGIGGGSGPGGNMLRFYTDEAPGLKISPTVVLVMSLCFIGFVTALHVFGKLYRRSGDGA from the coding sequence ATGGTGAGAGGTTCATCTCAGTCCCAATCGTCGTCTTCCTCGACCTCCAGGCCCGGACTCATGGCTCCGCGCGGTTCGGCTGCTGCGACGGCTGGCATGCGCCGTCGTCGGGTCGGCGCAGCTTCCACTACAGCCAGCTCTGGGGGGATCGGCGGCGGTTCTGGCCCCGGTGGCAACATGCTTAGGTTCTACACCGATGAAGCCCCCGGCTTGAAGATCTCACCGACCGTCGTTCTCGTCATGAGCCTCTGCTTCATCGGCTTTGTCACCGCCCTCCACGTTTTCGGCAAGCTTTATCGCCGATCCGGCGATGGAGCTTAG